The Neptunomonas concharum genomic interval TAGAGATAACCAAACGTAGGTTGGCTTCTACCATCTCTTTTTTGGCGCGACGGGCGCGAGCTTCGCCAATAGACATGCGGCGGTTAACATCTTTAATTTCCGCCAGTTCTATTTGGGCATCTCCCTCGATTTGGATTAGCTTTCTTTGCGCTCTTTGTAGGTCTGGTAGGTTGACGCTTATAGAACGAGCATAGCTTTCACCAGAGTCGGCAAGTTCTTGGAACCAGTTGGTATTGGTTTCGTTGCCTGGGAATGCTTTGATAAAATCTGCGCGGGGCATTTTGCAGCGTTGCACGCAGATACGCATAATAGTGCGCTCTTGTTGGCGTGTTCTATCAATGAAGTCTCTGACGCGTGCTACGAGGATGTCGTAGTAGCGAGGCGTTAGTTTGACAGGGGAGAAAGCTTCGCATAGCTCTTCAAGGGCTATCGAGAACGCTTTGCTCTGGCGCCCTTCTTTTTCTTGAAGGCTGTAGAGGTGAGCTAGTTTTTCTCTGATATCAGTGAAGCGCAGGCGTGCCTCTTCGGGATCAGGGCCGCGATCGCCATCCTCTTCGTCATCTGTGCTGTCATCGTCATCATCGTCGTCGTCACTATCGCTGTCATCATCTTCGACAATGGCGTTAGGTTCAATAATGACAGCTTCTTCTATCGGGCTGTCGGGATCTATGTAGCCACTAAAGATATCGCTAAGGCGACCTTCTTCCTGTAGGACTGTATCGTATGCATCAAGCACAAATTCGACAGAGCCTGGGAAGCTGGCTAACGCAGACATAACTTCGCGAATGCCTTCTTCGATGCGTTTGGCAATTTCGATTTCGCCCTCGCGCGTAAGCAGCTCAACCGTGCCCATTTCGCGCATGTACATACGAACAGGGTCGGTTGTTCTGCCTGCATCGGACTCTACAGCGGCCAGTGCGGCAACGGCTTCTTCATCGGCTTCTTCAGCAGAGTCGCCTTCAGTCATTAAAAGCGTTTCGGCATCAGGAGCTTCTTCAGACACGGAGATACCCATGTCATTAATCATGCGGATGATGTCTTCCACCTGATCGGGATCGGCGATATCTTCCGGAAGGTGGTCGTTGACCTCGGCGTATGTTAGATAACCCTGTTCTTTGCCGCGGGCGATCAGTTCTTTTAGACGAGATTGCTGCTGAGAGGTACCTGACATAGATGTCCTACGATGATGCAATTGTGACGAAAAAGTAAGCGCGACATTATAACGTCGACGCTCGTTTAAAGCTAGCTTATCCCATACGGCAAATTACCTATGCCATAGGTTGATATTAACTTTAGTCTAGTTTCGTAGATATGGGGGTAGATTGGGGTAAAACAAGTATTATTTTCTAATCAATAGCTCAGATAGCAGTTTTTTCTCGTCGTTTGTTAGTGCTGATAAGGGTTTCTTTTGCAGACGAGACAGCTGGCTTTCTTGTAGTCGCTGGGTAAGGCGCTGCCAGGCTTCGTCGAATAGTTGGTTGGCATCACCATTGAGTACAGGATCTAAGCGGGATATCTCGCTCAGTTGTAGGAGGTGGGTACGCAACTCTGGGTCATCGTTCCAGTCGATGATGAGTGTGCCAATGGATTGGTTTGGACGATGTTGTAGGTGGGTGAGTAGCTTGCAGAGTAGGTCTGCTTGAGGATCGGATAGCTCCGCAAGGTCGATAGAGCTTGGTGCTTTTTGAGCTAATTCAGGGTGGTGTAATAAGAGTGATACTAAGTGGCTGCAAAGGGTTGTTGTGTGCTTAATGATAGTTGCAGGTGTGGGGCGTGACTGCCTAAATGTAGGGCGATGCGGTTCTGCTTTTTCCGTTTCTTCATTTATTTGGCTGGACTGTGTCAGATTGATAGTTGTATTAATCTGCTCTAGCGTCAGACCTGTTAGTTCGCAAATTCGGTCTAGCATCATTTGCTGGCGTAAGCTGGTTTGCATGCGTTGGATATTGGGGAGTGCTTGTGTGCTGAAATTGGCGCGCCCGCCAATACTGCTTAGGTCATGATTCTCGCTGTAATACCGGAAGAAGAACTCAGAGAGCTCTAAGGCTTCTGATAAATGCTCTTCGAAAGCTTCTTTTGAGGTTTTCCGAACCAGTGTGTCAGGATCTTCTCCTTCGGGAAGGAAGAGGAAGCGTGCTTCTTGCCCATCTTTGATGATGGGGAGTGTTGTTTCCAGCGCCCTTTCGGCAGCTTTTCGTCCTGCTGCATCACCATCAAAACAGAATATGATCTCCGGTACGCTTTTGAATAGGCGCTCTAGGTGCTGTGCTGATGTGGCTGTGCCGAGTGTGGCGACGGCGTAAGTAATGCCGTATTGAGCGAGGCTGATAACATCCATATAGCCTTCAACAATAAGGATACGCTCTAATTTTGGGGTTAGTTTACGAGCCTCGTACAGGCCGTAGAGTTCTCGTCCTTTCTGAAAGGTGTCTGTTTCAGGTGAGTTGAGGTATTTCGGTTTTTCATCTCCGAGTACGCGCCCCCCAAACGCAATGGTTCTGCCTCGCATATCCCGTATAGGAAACATAATGCGCTCTCTAAAGCGATCATAAAGGCTATCTTTTTCTTCGTGCCGGATTAGCATTCCGCTTCTTTCGAGAAGGTCTTTTCGTTCTTCTGAGGTGCCTAGTGCTTTAAGTAGATTGTCCCAGCCAACAGGGGCAAATCCGATACCAAAGGTTTGTGCAATCTGGCCGCTTAAACCGCGAGATTTTAAATAATCTACCGCAATGTGTTTGGTTGGGTGGCTGCGTAGTTGGTTTTGGTAGAAGCTGGTTGTTTCATCCAATATATGGTATTGCGCTTTGTGCTCGCTGTGTCTTTGTTCTTGGGCTTCGTCTCGTGGCACATCGACGCCTACCAGTTTGGCGACTTCTTCAACTGCTTGGGGAAACTCTAGACGTTCATACTCCATGAGAAAGCCGATAGCGTTTCCGCCGGCACCGCATCCAAAGCAGTAATAAAACTGTTTATCGGGGCTGACTGAAAAGGAGGGGGACTTCTCTTGGTGGAATGGGCATAGGCCAGAATAGTTTTTGCCAGTCTTCTTGAGTTTTACTCTGCCGTCGATGATATCGACAATATTGACGCGTGCGAGTAAATCATCAATAAAGTTCTGTGGTATGCGTCCGGCCATATTCTGCTCAATCGGGTGGGATTGGACGGAATGTTAACCTGTTAAGCTCTCTTTGACGAGTTTAGATACCATTCCCATATCTGCACGCCCTTGTACCTTGGGCTTTAGCTCGGCCATCAGCTTACCCATATCTTGCATGCCGGTAGCTCCGGAGGTTGCAATGGCTTCCTGAATGGCTTTTTGAATCTCTTCATCGCTTAGCGGTTGCGGCAAGAAAGTTTTAATCACCTCCAACTCTCGTCGCTCAATGTCCGCCAGATCAGTGCGGTCCGCTGAATCATATTGTGAGATAGAATCACGGCGCTGTTTAGACATTTTGTCTAGCGTTGCCAGTACTCTTGCATCATCTAGTTCTATGCGTTCGTCAACTTCGATACGCTTAATTTCTGCCAAAATAAGACGAATAGTCCCAAGGCGCTCTTTTTCTTTAGCGCGCATGGCTTCTTTCATTGCTTCAGTAATCTGCTTTTTGAGTACTGACATTTGGCCTGACCTGTAACTAGAGGATGTTTAATCTCGGTATTAAATTAGTACAAACGTACGCGGCGAGAAATATCGCGAGAAACTTTCTTAGCGTGACGTTTTACAGCAGCAGCGGCTTTACGCTTACGAACTGATGTTGGCTTTTCATAAAATTCGCGCTTACGAACTTCAGCCAATACACCCGCTTTTTCACAAGAACGCTTGAAACGGCGTAGTGCAACATCAAATGGCTCGTTATCTTTTACTTTTACTGCAGGCATGTAATCAACCTAACCTTATTAATTTTAATGAATTTACATAATACTACATCCAGTGAAACTAAAAGCTCCCGGATGAGGGGCGAAATTTTAAGCCTGAGCCAAGTAATTGTCAAAGTCTAATTCGTGTATTTGTCAGGGATATAAGGGATAATGAGCGCAATTTCGTAAATTGTTTAGAGAAAGCGTCAATGAAAGTTCTTGGAATCGAAACTTCCTGCGATGAGACGGGTGTGGCTATCTATGACAGTGAGCATGGTCTGTTGGCCGATACGCTCTACAGTCAGGTGAAAATGCATGCCGAATATGGCGGTGTGGTCCCAGAGTTGGCTTCTCGAGATCATATTCGTAAATTGTTGCCTTTGGTGAGTGAAACTTTAAAAGAAGCAAACTTAAGTTCTCAAGATATTGATGCAGTTGCCTATACGGCAGGGCCTGGGTTGATTGGTGCGCTTATGGTAGGAGCGTCAACCGGTAGGGCGATGGCAATGGCTTGGGGTGTTCCCGCAATCGGTGTGCATCATATGGAAGGGCATCTATTAGCGCCTATGTTGGAAGAGTCCCCCCCTGTTTTTCCTTTTGTTGCTTTGTTGGTCAGTGGTGGTCACACACAACTTGTGAAAGTAACCGCGATAGGGCAGTACGAGTTGCTGGGGGAATCTCTGGACGATGCGGCTGGTGAGGCCTTTGATAAAGCGGCTAAAATGATGGGGTTGGATTATCCTGGTGGTCCATTGGTTGCTAAATTGGCAGAACAAGGTGATCGTACGCGATTTCGTTTCCCGCGACCTATGACAGATAGGCCAGGTCTGGATTTTAGTTTTTCCGGTTTGAAAACCTTCACCCTCAACACCGTTAATGATCATAAAGTGGATGGTGTTTTAGCTGATCAGACTCGAGCTGATATAGCAGCCGCCTTTGAGGATGCAGTGGTAGAAACGCTAACCATTAAATGTAAACGCGCTTTGCAGCAAACCGGTTTGAAGCAATTGATTATTGCAGGTGGTGTTAGTGCCAATCAACGTCTTCGAGACCGCTTGGAGTCGATGGTGGCAAAAGAGCACGCAGCACTTTTTTACGCGCGTCCTAAATTTTGCACAGACAATGGTGCGATGATTGCCTATGCAGGCTGCCAAAGATTGTTGGCGGGGCAGTCGAGTGATTTGGTCATCGAGGCAAAGCCTCGTTGGGCGATGGATCTGCTTGAGCGGCTTGATTAGATTGTAAGGCAAAATAGGTATTATCAGTGGATATTGTTTACATAAAAGCTCTTCAAGTCGAGACTGTGATTGGCATCTATGACTGGGAAAGAGAGATTCGCCAGCGTGTGGTGCTTGATCTCGATATGGGGACGGATATTCGTCAAGCTGCATTGACCGAAGATATCGAAAGTACACTCAATTATAAGAGTGTCAGTGATCGCTTGGTCGAGTTTGTGTCTGCTAGTGAGTTTCTTTTGGTAGAAACGATGGCAGAAGAGATTGCTACTTTAGTGATGCAGGAGTTTTCAGTCCCTTGGTTGCGACTAAAAGTGGGTAAGCCGGATGCGATTGCGACCGCCGAGGATGTGGGTGTTGTGATTGAAAGAGGTGAGCCTTTCTGATGGCTCAGGTTTATTTAAGTCTTGGTAGTAATATTAACCGCTACCAACATGTCACGGCGGGTTTGGATGCATTGGAACTTGTATTCGGCGCGCTAAAAATATCTTCCGTCTATGAAAGTGAAGCCGTTGGCTTTAAAGGGAATCCATTTCTGAATCTTGCGGTGGGTGGTGAAACGGACCTGTCTATCGCTGCGCTTTCTACTGTGTTGAAGAAGATTGAAGATAGTAACGGGCGAGTACGAGGTGGTCCTAAGTTTGCCGCTAGGACCTTGGATATTGATATTCTTACCTATGATGAGTGCGTCGGTGTTATCTCAGGCGTCCAGTTGCCTCGTGATGAAATTGTTAACAACGCTTTTGTACTTTGGCCGCTGGCTGAAATAGCGCCTAATGCCCGTCATCCTGTCACAAAAGAAACCTACGCTTCATTGTGGAGTGCTTATGATAAAACTCGTCAAAGCCTCTGGCCTGTGGAGTTTTTCTGGCAAGGGCGGCTAATATCCCCACGTTCCTAGCTACGTTGTGCAAAGTGCCAGCTGACGACGTTTAATCTCTTCGCCAATAGCAGCTCCCTTGAACCCTGCTTGTATGATGTCGGCAGGCTGAATAGTCTTTAGCTCGGTTTGCAAATTGACATAAAACTGGGTATCGAGTGTTTTGTTTTTGAATGTTTGTGCCAATAAGCTGCAGGCTTCCAGTAGTGGGCTTAAGCGTTCAGGTCTTCTGAGCAAGTCTGACTTTAGGTAAACGTTGAGCCTTTCATCCGCAGAAGTATGTGCCCAATTTAAGAGCTTATCTGTACTGTGCAGGACTTGAAGTGACAGGTCTCTGAATCCGTTAGGGCAGCGGAGGCCTTGGCAAAAGTGTGTTAGTTGCTCGGCTGGATTGTCTATGGTGGCAAAGCAGAGATACACCAATGCAGCGAAACGAACCGTTGTTGTCGTGTCGGGTGTAAAGTGTGTTTCAAGTTGTTTGGCTTCGTTCAGTTTTCCCAAAGGGAGTAGTTCTGGGAAAAGCGTTTGGGTTGCATCTGCCTGATTGAGTAATCGAAAGAATGTCAGGGGGGATTGCTCTCCTATTGCCCGCTCCGTTTCAGCCCATATGCGCTCGCGAGTTAAGTGAGCTAATTCGTCAGTTGCCGCGATCTGTTGCATGAGTGCCAATGTTTCTGGGGCTACGCTAAAGCCTAAGTGTGCATAGCGTGCAGCAAATCGTGCGACACGAAGCACCCTGAGAGGGTCTTCGGAAAAAGCAGATGAAACATGCCTCAAAATACGTGCTTCTAAATCCTTTTGTCCATC includes:
- the rpoD gene encoding RNA polymerase sigma factor RpoD encodes the protein MSGTSQQQSRLKELIARGKEQGYLTYAEVNDHLPEDIADPDQVEDIIRMINDMGISVSEEAPDAETLLMTEGDSAEEADEEAVAALAAVESDAGRTTDPVRMYMREMGTVELLTREGEIEIAKRIEEGIREVMSALASFPGSVEFVLDAYDTVLQEEGRLSDIFSGYIDPDSPIEEAVIIEPNAIVEDDDSDSDDDDDDDDSTDDEEDGDRGPDPEEARLRFTDIREKLAHLYSLQEKEGRQSKAFSIALEELCEAFSPVKLTPRYYDILVARVRDFIDRTRQQERTIMRICVQRCKMPRADFIKAFPGNETNTNWFQELADSGESYARSISVNLPDLQRAQRKLIQIEGDAQIELAEIKDVNRRMSIGEARARRAKKEMVEANLRLVISIAKKYTNRGLQFLDLIQEGNIGLMKAVDKFEYRRGYKFSTYATWWIRQAITRSIADQARTIRIPVHMIETINKLNRISRQMLQEMGREPLPEELAERMEMPEDKIRKVLKIAKEPISMETPIGDDEDSSLGDFIEDSNHTSPVDSATGEGLCEATREVLAGLTAREAKVLRMRFGIDMNTDHTLEEVGKQFDVTRERIRQIEAKALRKLRHPSRSDHLRSFLDE
- the dnaG gene encoding DNA primase, which encodes MAGRIPQNFIDDLLARVNIVDIIDGRVKLKKTGKNYSGLCPFHQEKSPSFSVSPDKQFYYCFGCGAGGNAIGFLMEYERLEFPQAVEEVAKLVGVDVPRDEAQEQRHSEHKAQYHILDETTSFYQNQLRSHPTKHIAVDYLKSRGLSGQIAQTFGIGFAPVGWDNLLKALGTSEERKDLLERSGMLIRHEEKDSLYDRFRERIMFPIRDMRGRTIAFGGRVLGDEKPKYLNSPETDTFQKGRELYGLYEARKLTPKLERILIVEGYMDVISLAQYGITYAVATLGTATSAQHLERLFKSVPEIIFCFDGDAAGRKAAERALETTLPIIKDGQEARFLFLPEGEDPDTLVRKTSKEAFEEHLSEALELSEFFFRYYSENHDLSSIGGRANFSTQALPNIQRMQTSLRQQMMLDRICELTGLTLEQINTTINLTQSSQINEETEKAEPHRPTFRQSRPTPATIIKHTTTLCSHLVSLLLHHPELAQKAPSSIDLAELSDPQADLLCKLLTHLQHRPNQSIGTLIIDWNDDPELRTHLLQLSEISRLDPVLNGDANQLFDEAWQRLTQRLQESQLSRLQKKPLSALTNDEKKLLSELLIRK
- a CDS encoding GatB/YqeY domain-containing protein, translating into MSVLKKQITEAMKEAMRAKEKERLGTIRLILAEIKRIEVDERIELDDARVLATLDKMSKQRRDSISQYDSADRTDLADIERRELEVIKTFLPQPLSDEEIQKAIQEAIATSGATGMQDMGKLMAELKPKVQGRADMGMVSKLVKESLTG
- the rpsU gene encoding 30S ribosomal protein S21 is translated as MPAVKVKDNEPFDVALRRFKRSCEKAGVLAEVRKREFYEKPTSVRKRKAAAAVKRHAKKVSRDISRRVRLY
- the tsaD gene encoding tRNA (adenosine(37)-N6)-threonylcarbamoyltransferase complex transferase subunit TsaD; this encodes MKVLGIETSCDETGVAIYDSEHGLLADTLYSQVKMHAEYGGVVPELASRDHIRKLLPLVSETLKEANLSSQDIDAVAYTAGPGLIGALMVGASTGRAMAMAWGVPAIGVHHMEGHLLAPMLEESPPVFPFVALLVSGGHTQLVKVTAIGQYELLGESLDDAAGEAFDKAAKMMGLDYPGGPLVAKLAEQGDRTRFRFPRPMTDRPGLDFSFSGLKTFTLNTVNDHKVDGVLADQTRADIAAAFEDAVVETLTIKCKRALQQTGLKQLIIAGGVSANQRLRDRLESMVAKEHAALFYARPKFCTDNGAMIAYAGCQRLLAGQSSDLVIEAKPRWAMDLLERLD
- the folB gene encoding dihydroneopterin aldolase, producing the protein MDIVYIKALQVETVIGIYDWEREIRQRVVLDLDMGTDIRQAALTEDIESTLNYKSVSDRLVEFVSASEFLLVETMAEEIATLVMQEFSVPWLRLKVGKPDAIATAEDVGVVIERGEPF
- the folK gene encoding 2-amino-4-hydroxy-6-hydroxymethyldihydropteridine diphosphokinase, which produces MAQVYLSLGSNINRYQHVTAGLDALELVFGALKISSVYESEAVGFKGNPFLNLAVGGETDLSIAALSTVLKKIEDSNGRVRGGPKFAARTLDIDILTYDECVGVISGVQLPRDEIVNNAFVLWPLAEIAPNARHPVTKETYASLWSAYDKTRQSLWPVEFFWQGRLISPRS